In the genome of Halapricum salinum, one region contains:
- a CDS encoding pyridoxal phosphate-dependent aminotransferase: MDPDAVDALVSHPCQDQASDVSESNRGTSSLRIAREGPDDRLLLDFSSTTNPAIPTGAVQAYQSAFAASRSYPSDSYCDFRIAAAEYVGCEPEQVIPTGGRMAALRLAIATTIGTGDSVALPKPGFQGYEREVALQGGEPTFVSHSEMLDVDPSIHDLVVVDTPNNPTGQAYDPRGLSAFADRCQRAGTPLLVDEAFLGFTDIPSLAGRDGVIVTRSLTNIFGFPGLRIGFAVATGTYRDRLDVTRLPWGVGEPAVSLATYCLNQPEFIEETRQRVESERQRLEDHLDEHFDIYPSVAPFLLLDAGSGERVDEVIDHAREEGIVLRDARDFRGLDAHIRVSVRLPDENDQLIAALTES, encoded by the coding sequence ATGGACCCCGACGCAGTGGACGCGCTGGTTAGCCACCCCTGTCAGGACCAGGCGTCAGATGTGTCGGAGAGTAATCGCGGAACATCGAGTCTGCGAATCGCTCGCGAGGGACCCGACGATCGGCTCCTGCTCGATTTCAGTTCGACGACGAACCCGGCGATTCCCACGGGGGCTGTCCAGGCCTACCAGAGTGCCTTCGCCGCGTCGCGTTCGTACCCCTCCGATTCGTACTGTGATTTCCGGATCGCGGCCGCCGAGTACGTCGGCTGTGAGCCCGAGCAGGTGATTCCAACTGGGGGTCGGATGGCCGCGCTTCGGCTGGCGATCGCGACGACGATCGGAACGGGAGACTCGGTCGCGCTCCCGAAGCCGGGTTTCCAGGGCTACGAGCGAGAGGTCGCTCTCCAGGGTGGCGAGCCGACGTTCGTCTCTCACTCGGAGATGCTGGACGTCGACCCATCGATTCACGACCTGGTGGTCGTGGACACGCCGAACAATCCGACCGGGCAGGCCTACGATCCGCGTGGACTCTCGGCGTTCGCTGATCGGTGTCAGCGAGCCGGGACGCCGCTTCTCGTCGACGAGGCGTTCCTGGGTTTCACCGATATTCCGTCGCTCGCAGGGAGAGATGGCGTCATCGTCACGCGGTCGCTGACCAACATCTTCGGGTTCCCGGGCCTCCGGATCGGGTTCGCCGTCGCGACTGGAACCTACCGCGATCGACTCGACGTCACGCGCCTGCCCTGGGGCGTGGGCGAGCCGGCCGTCTCGCTGGCGACCTACTGCCTCAATCAGCCGGAGTTCATCGAGGAGACGCGACAGCGAGTCGAGAGCGAACGCCAGCGGCTCGAAGACCACCTCGACGAGCACTTCGACATCTACCCCTCGGTTGCACCCTTCCTGTTGCTCGACGCCGGGTCGGGCGAGCGGGTGGACGAAGTGATCGATCACGCCCGCGAGGAAGGGATCGTCCTCAGAGACGCACGGGACTTCCGCGGGCTAGACGCACACATCCGGGTGTCGGTCAGGCTCCCCGACGAGAACGACCAGCTCATCGCGGCGCTCACGGAGTCGTGA
- a CDS encoding lipoate--protein ligase family protein has translation MALSELEWRFIGEESRPGAVQMALDEIAAETAAAGGPATVHVYRWTPGTVSLGYSQPRDILDLDFCERAGIDVTRRQTGGGTIYHDDWGDISYSIVAPAAELPGDLMESYQLLCEPLFSAFAQLRVDARFVDEERAAVFEPACYLRDLHPAHDVVGPDGRKLSGNAQYRQREAVVQHGSITFERATDAHLGIFADCPVSAADFRDRVGAITDYADCSRDEAVSAIEDALREWSGAEAGGWSDDELERAQARAREKFANETWVEGRRDPT, from the coding sequence ATGGCACTGTCGGAGCTGGAGTGGCGATTTATCGGCGAGGAGAGCCGTCCCGGGGCCGTACAGATGGCGCTGGACGAAATCGCCGCCGAGACCGCCGCCGCTGGCGGGCCAGCCACAGTTCACGTCTATCGCTGGACGCCCGGCACGGTCTCGCTCGGCTACAGCCAGCCGCGGGACATCCTCGATCTCGACTTCTGTGAGCGGGCCGGGATCGACGTGACCCGCCGGCAGACCGGCGGCGGCACAATCTATCACGACGACTGGGGAGACATCTCCTACTCGATCGTCGCCCCCGCCGCGGAGCTTCCGGGCGACCTCATGGAGAGCTATCAACTGCTGTGTGAGCCACTCTTTTCGGCCTTCGCACAGTTGAGAGTCGACGCTCGATTCGTCGACGAAGAACGAGCAGCGGTCTTCGAGCCAGCTTGCTATCTCCGGGACCTCCATCCCGCCCACGACGTCGTCGGCCCGGACGGCCGCAAGCTGAGCGGCAACGCCCAGTATCGCCAGCGCGAGGCGGTCGTCCAGCACGGCTCGATCACCTTCGAGCGTGCGACGGACGCGCACCTGGGGATCTTCGCGGACTGCCCAGTGTCGGCCGCGGACTTCCGTGACCGTGTGGGGGCGATCACCGACTACGCGGACTGCTCCCGGGACGAGGCCGTGAGCGCGATCGAGGACGCGCTGCGGGAGTGGTCCGGCGCGGAAGCGGGTGGGTGGAGCGACGACGAGCTGGAGCGGGCGCAGGCACGCGCCCGCGAGAAGTTCGCCAACGAGACGTGGGTCGAGGGGCGACGTGATCCGACCTAG
- a CDS encoding acyl-CoA thioesterase: protein MSFTFETTVDVRYTDFDTYGHVNNAVYATFLEEARVDYLTHVVGEHADITGSGEGLGIVLATLELDFQDSLGPSDSVTVAVRVPQLGTSSFLLEYEVREDGAVLATGETTVVVFDRASRESRPIPDSWRENISEFEQL from the coding sequence ATGAGTTTCACGTTCGAAACGACGGTCGACGTCCGCTACACGGACTTCGATACGTACGGGCACGTCAACAACGCCGTCTACGCGACGTTTCTCGAAGAGGCTCGCGTCGACTACCTCACGCACGTCGTCGGCGAGCACGCTGATATCACGGGCTCTGGCGAAGGACTGGGGATCGTCCTCGCAACGCTCGAACTGGACTTCCAGGATTCACTCGGCCCGAGCGACAGCGTCACCGTCGCAGTTCGGGTCCCCCAACTCGGGACCTCTAGTTTCCTCCTCGAGTACGAAGTCCGTGAGGACGGTGCGGTATTGGCGACCGGTGAGACGACGGTCGTCGTCTTCGATCGCGCGAGTCGCGAGTCACGGCCGATTCCCGACTCCTGGCGCGAGAACATCAGTGAGTTCGAGCAATTGTAG
- the ftsZ gene encoding cell division protein FtsZ, translated as MQDIVKEALEHEEAEDRSMDDVDGDSFGDPRIVIVGAGGAGNNTVNRLYNIGVDGADTVAINTDKQHLKMIEADTKILVGKSLTNGLGAGGDPSMGERATEMAQGTIKEVLGDADLVFVTAGMGGGTGTGAAPVVSKIAKEQGAIVVGMVSTPFNVERARTVKAEEGLENLRNEADSIIVLDNNRLLDYVPNLPIGKAFSVMDQIIAETVKGISETITQPSLINLDYADMTAIMNKGGVAVMLVGETQDKNKSDEVVKDAMNHPLLDVDYRGASGGLVHITGGPDLTLKEAEGIAEKITDRLEADANVIWGARIQEEYKGKVRVMAIMTGVQSAQVLGPTTQKQADKSRQAIEDPDDVDFDASQNVEGDLAGSSSSSQRNFGETDGGRSDLERNNGLDVVRTDH; from the coding sequence ATGCAAGATATCGTCAAAGAAGCCCTCGAACACGAGGAAGCCGAAGACCGATCGATGGACGACGTCGACGGCGATAGTTTCGGTGACCCACGGATCGTCATTGTCGGCGCGGGCGGCGCCGGCAACAATACCGTCAACAGACTCTACAACATCGGCGTCGATGGCGCCGACACTGTCGCGATCAACACTGACAAACAGCACCTCAAGATGATCGAAGCCGACACGAAGATCCTCGTCGGCAAGTCCCTGACCAACGGACTCGGTGCGGGTGGCGACCCCAGTATGGGCGAGCGCGCCACCGAGATGGCTCAGGGCACGATCAAAGAGGTACTGGGCGACGCAGACCTCGTCTTCGTGACCGCCGGGATGGGCGGCGGCACGGGGACAGGCGCGGCTCCCGTCGTCTCGAAGATCGCCAAAGAGCAGGGCGCCATCGTCGTCGGCATGGTGTCGACGCCGTTCAACGTCGAGCGCGCCCGCACGGTGAAGGCCGAGGAGGGTCTCGAGAACCTCCGCAACGAGGCCGACTCGATCATCGTCCTCGACAACAATCGACTGCTGGACTACGTGCCGAACCTTCCCATCGGGAAGGCCTTCTCGGTGATGGACCAGATCATCGCCGAAACAGTGAAAGGGATCTCCGAGACCATCACCCAGCCGAGTCTCATCAACCTGGACTACGCGGACATGACTGCCATCATGAACAAGGGTGGCGTCGCCGTAATGTTGGTCGGCGAGACACAGGACAAGAACAAGTCCGACGAGGTGGTCAAAGACGCGATGAACCACCCGCTGCTGGACGTCGACTACCGCGGTGCGTCCGGTGGACTGGTCCACATCACCGGTGGCCCCGACCTCACACTCAAGGAGGCCGAGGGCATCGCCGAGAAGATTACCGACCGGCTGGAAGCCGACGCCAACGTCATCTGGGGCGCACGGATCCAGGAAGAGTACAAGGGCAAGGTGCGGGTCATGGCGATCATGACCGGCGTCCAGAGCGCCCAGGTGCTCGGTCCGACGACCCAGAAGCAGGCCGACAAGTCGCGCCAGGCTATCGAGGATCCGGACGACGTCGACTTCGACGCCAGCCAGAACGTCGAGGGTGACCTCGCCGGATCAAGTAGTAGTAGTCAGCGTAACTTCGGCGAGACCGACGGCGGTCGCAGTGACCTCGAACGCAACAACGGTCTCGACGTTGTCCGAACGGATCACTGA
- a CDS encoding DUF7097 family protein has translation MEKAPGGSSVGVDDPYAHVERCDHVTDEGKCRWAREWGHHDPEFADARSADDFRCPAADPDGEWGWADCPHFRSTTEGRSCIRCGLDERRQAHEDTRPLLEEHHLSYAEASGRGEGRPSHEITVSLCRWCHAKVHNSWARVDDDASPDPEALAEAETRKGEELDELAFESAAERYGDE, from the coding sequence ATGGAGAAAGCGCCCGGCGGGTCCTCGGTCGGCGTCGACGACCCGTACGCCCACGTCGAGCGCTGCGACCACGTCACCGACGAGGGCAAGTGCCGCTGGGCACGCGAGTGGGGCCACCACGACCCCGAGTTCGCCGACGCCCGCAGCGCCGACGACTTCCGCTGTCCGGCGGCTGACCCCGACGGCGAGTGGGGCTGGGCCGACTGCCCACACTTCCGCTCGACGACCGAGGGCAGATCGTGCATTCGCTGCGGCCTCGACGAACGCCGCCAGGCCCACGAGGACACCCGCCCACTCCTGGAGGAACACCACCTCTCCTACGCCGAGGCCAGCGGCCGGGGCGAGGGTCGCCCGAGCCACGAGATCACCGTCTCGCTCTGCCGGTGGTGTCACGCCAAAGTCCACAACTCCTGGGCGCGCGTCGACGACGACGCCAGCCCCGACCCCGAAGCGCTCGCCGAAGCCGAGACCCGCAAAGGCGAGGAACTCGACGAACTGGCCTTCGAGTCCGCCGCTGAACGCTACGGCGACGAGTGA
- a CDS encoding ribbon-helix-helix domain-containing protein, whose product MERVTLRIPKQQIEEVERMVETGEYPNRSEAIRSAVREMINEEGTGKERPSEKRKRRTWAKV is encoded by the coding sequence ATGGAGCGTGTGACACTACGGATTCCGAAGCAGCAGATCGAAGAGGTCGAACGAATGGTCGAGACGGGGGAGTACCCCAATCGCAGCGAGGCGATTCGCTCGGCCGTTCGTGAGATGATCAACGAAGAGGGCACCGGCAAGGAGCGCCCCTCCGAGAAACGAAAACGCCGGACCTGGGCGAAGGTGTAG
- a CDS encoding double zinc ribbon domain-containing protein, whose product MSKITFRADDDLIAQLEEFDASKSEIMREALREYLGESASATPSRSDTMTRSDDAESLDELVTERVDAIIADRLDGMVQPRQPQDINVNIALDGESETDAEVEREASHTASTDASHDPSERKTTAARDETDEQEARNTCTQCGETLSESHVYCPNCGEKASHRVFCECGDELRSDWGFCPSCGRRTPAADVLDQT is encoded by the coding sequence ATGAGCAAGATCACGTTCCGCGCAGACGACGATCTCATTGCTCAATTAGAGGAGTTCGACGCCTCTAAGAGCGAAATCATGCGTGAGGCTCTGCGCGAATATCTCGGTGAGTCCGCGTCCGCCACTCCGTCGAGGTCGGACACGATGACGAGGAGTGACGACGCCGAGAGTCTCGACGAGCTGGTCACTGAGCGTGTCGACGCGATCATCGCCGATCGTCTCGACGGGATGGTCCAGCCCCGTCAACCCCAGGATATCAACGTAAACATCGCTCTCGACGGCGAATCCGAGACTGACGCCGAGGTCGAACGCGAGGCGTCTCACACTGCGTCGACAGACGCGTCACACGACCCCTCGGAGCGTAAGACGACCGCGGCCAGGGACGAAACCGACGAGCAAGAGGCGCGTAACACGTGTACTCAATGTGGCGAAACCCTGTCTGAATCCCACGTTTACTGCCCGAATTGCGGCGAAAAAGCGTCACACAGGGTCTTCTGTGAATGTGGCGACGAACTCCGGTCTGACTGGGGTTTCTGCCCCAGCTGTGGCCGACGGACGCCCGCTGCTGACGTTCTCGATCAGACCTAA